The segment ATGGCAAACACAAGGCAAAGGCGGCTCAGGTTGCGATTCAAATTCATAGGGAGGTCCCGTTTGTCGTTGAGAGCCTAGCGTCCGGTTTTTGTCGACGGAGCACGGTACATATCCGGAAGATCTGTTTCGAAAAGAGTGTAAGGATCTTGATGGAAAGACTTGAAATCCGCATGGTGTGGGTCGCCCGGAAGCGGCACCCAATAGTTTTCTGGGCCATTTTGCCACAGCAACATATAGACGAACTGGCGGGCGTGGGCGTCGGACTTCAGCATTTCTAGCAGGTCGACGTACCAACTCGTCTTTGACGAATTCTTTAGGCCCTTTCTTACGCCGATCTCCGCGATGACAACTGGCTTCTCGTGCTTCTGGGCAAAAGACGCCGTAATCTCGCAGTTCTCCAGGAATTCGTGGTAAAAAACCTCCCAGGGCTCTTCTCCGTCCCTGTAGATTTCGTTGCCGTAGTGGTCGACAGCTACAAAATCGACGTACTTGTCTCCCGGATACCTCGAACGCATTTCTTCTTCGCCGGTACGGGTAACCGAATACGGCGAATAGACCAACAACAGGTTGTCGACTCCCTTGTCGCGAAGGTAGTCGACCGTGTAGCGATAGGCAGAGACATACTCCTCTGAACTACACGACTTAACGCCCCACCAGAACGCGTTGTGGGTGTGCTCATGAAAGGGGCGAAACAGGACAGGGATTTTCACACCATCAACCGTAAGACCCTTGAAAAACTTCACCTTTTTGTCCAGCTCTGATCTCCACGCCTTGTTAGCAGAACCACCAGGTGTGATCTCTCGCATGGGATTGCCCGCCCGGTCCTTGTGACCGCCTCCGGAAAGCGGGTTGTGAGCATGCCAGCTGATCGTAATGATCCCACCACGTAGGTGGGCGTCGATGATCTCATCTCGAATCAGGTTGTGCTCCCGATTCACTGGATTGAAATCGAATCCATGCACGGCCGGGTACTCGCCCACTGCCCTGACGCAATCGGAGGGATACGGAGGCACGTTTTCAAAGTTTCGCCCGTCACGAAACATTGTTTGGGTGTTCTGATGGCCGACCATGATTCCCCTTCCACTCATGCGTTTCATGTTCGCATAGAGATTCCGAGTCTCGATCGTCGCGTTTCCATCCGATTGGCCCCTTGAGGTTGAATGCCCCATCAGGAGTACGACTCCCCAACAGATGCAAAAGATTAAAACGGTTCGTAGTGAATGCCAACCTTCCTTGATGTTTTTCCGGAACCGACCCACAGGAACGTCGTGCTGGTGCCGTTCTCTAAGTCGCATCGTACAGCTTCCAATCTTGTTTCGATGAATCATGATGCTTGGAATGAACAGGGGGGCTTGAATGTGACTACTGCAATTCGCGAATCGGCGGATTCGACCACGCTACATGCCGGGCTGGCGATCAGCGGATCAAAATGGTGTCCTGCGCGGAAACGGCCTTGTCGATCCAGATCAACATGTCCGAATCGTTACTACCGATGGAGGTTAGGCTGTACTTATCAGCGGCCAGCCTGTTCCCGTTGATAAAGACCTCGCAATCTGCAGGACTCCTGTGGAAACCGCGTAGCATGATGGCGGGATTGATGATCGTTTCAAATTTCTGCGGTAAGAATCTTAGTTCTACCTTGGGAAGTGATCCCTTCTGCAGGGTAAGCTCATATGCCTTCTTCACGTGGTTGAATCCGGTGTCGACGGCGTTATGACTCAAGACCACAACGCGAGCGGGGTAGAGCCAGGAACTTGCCACCAGGCGAATATGGTCATCATCTTGGTTTGTGGCACCAATCAAAAGCGTGACCTCATTCGGTTCACGTTCCGTGCTGGTGTTGATGCGCATGTTTCCAATCCAGCTATGGTACGGTCGGTTGACTGACACGATGTTGAAGACATCGATGTCAATCTCCGACATTGGCCAGTGTGCGCCCAAGTTAAAACGCACATCTCGGCTGTCTTCGTTTTGATAAAGGAAATTGCTGGTGACGTAGTTATCGACGAGGCCCTGGTTCTTACCAAGCACCAGGAAGGCATCCGGTCGATTCTTCAATGGGATTCTCAAAATCTCTTCATTCCAGCTCTTGTTGTATCCCTTGACCGTCACCTCGCTGCCCAGGCGATTCTCAACGTTCTCACCTTGGATGTTCGATACGCGGGTTATCACCGGTTCGAGTATGGCTTCGGGCAAAATCCCCGGTGGTATCACGTACTGTGGCTGGCAAGTCGTGTGGTGAAGGTCGGTGT is part of the Crateriforma spongiae genome and harbors:
- a CDS encoding glycoside hydrolase family 26 protein; protein product: MIHRNKIGSCTMRLRERHQHDVPVGRFRKNIKEGWHSLRTVLIFCICWGVVLLMGHSTSRGQSDGNATIETRNLYANMKRMSGRGIMVGHQNTQTMFRDGRNFENVPPYPSDCVRAVGEYPAVHGFDFNPVNREHNLIRDEIIDAHLRGGIITISWHAHNPLSGGGHKDRAGNPMREITPGGSANKAWRSELDKKVKFFKGLTVDGVKIPVLFRPFHEHTHNAFWWGVKSCSSEEYVSAYRYTVDYLRDKGVDNLLLVYSPYSVTRTGEEEMRSRYPGDKYVDFVAVDHYGNEIYRDGEEPWEVFYHEFLENCEITASFAQKHEKPVVIAEIGVRKGLKNSSKTSWYVDLLEMLKSDAHARQFVYMLLWQNGPENYWVPLPGDPHHADFKSFHQDPYTLFETDLPDMYRAPSTKTGR